A segment of the Candidatus Zixiibacteriota bacterium genome:
GGTGTGACAGCCGGGTATCGTCACAAGAAGTACGGTGCATTCGGTGAGGCCAATCTCCGGGTGGTGGGGGACCAGAATCGCGTACCCGATGTCGCCTATCTGGATGACATTCCCTCGAAAGGGTTCACTGTGGTGAATGCGACCGTCGGCTTCAGGCCGTGGAATCTGGTGCGGCTCTCGCTTTCGGCGAATAACATATTCGACAAGGCGTATGCGGAACCGTTCAACGCCCGAAACCCGGACAACCCGATCGCCGAGCCGGGACGCAATTTTGTGGTCAGTATGACCGCAAACCTGTAAACGCCCCCGGAACGTTTCATGACCAGGCCCCGCGTCGAGGTGAGCGATCCCGGGCCTGCCCTGAATTCGACTGACCGCGTAACCTCTGACACCACAATCGGTACCAAAATAATCCGGTTCCTTGTTACAGTTTTCACTTGACAGAAAAAGGGGTGAGGGGTATACTTTTTTGTGAACCCTTTCACATAGGCGTATCTTATAGCGCTGCAAACCGTTAGATATAGGGGCACAATGCCATCGCTGAATCGTAAACGCATTTCCGAATCAACCATTCACCGTCTCTCCCAGTACTATCGGGCCCTTTCACTTCTCGAAAAAGAGAACTATGAAACTGTCTCGTCGAAAGAGCTCGCCAAACGGGAGAAATTGACTCCGGCCCAGGTACGCAAAGACCTGTCGTTTTTTGGTTCATTCGGCACACGCGGATTGGGATATCCGGTTAAAGAATTGCGCACGCAGATCGCCTCGATTCTCGGTCTGGATCGCACCTGGCGGGTAGCTCTGATAGGTGTCGGCAATATCGGTTCGGCGCTGGTGAGCTACAAGGAATTCGCCAAACAGGGATTCAACATCGTCAAGCTGTTCGACAACGACCAGCGCAAGATCGGCTCCAACCACAAGGGGTTGCAGGTTTCCGACGCGCGCAGCTTGAAGTCCGAGCTGGCCGATTCCAAGATCGAGATGGTGATCCTGGCCGTGCCGGCGACAGTCGCACAGTACATTGTGGATGATGTCGTGCAATCCGGTATCAAGGCGATCCTCAATTTCGCGCCGGTCAATCTGAAAGTGCCGGAGGATGTCTACCTTCGGAACGAAAATATGTCCATGGAACTGGAATATTTGTCGTTCGCCATGGTGAACAATCACGCCCCCAAGCGCGTTAAATAGATAGGTGTAATGAAGCCCTGTTCAGGGATGGACAGGCAGATACCTCTGAAAGCGTCCATCGCTTGGAGGGGCGGCCCGCTGGCGCGGGCCGTTTTTTTTTCATTCTGTACCTCAGGCGCTATGATCACCCTCCTAACCGATACCAATACATCGCCTTAGCCCGTTCGAGTGACATCCAAACGGGTTTCTGCATTATGAGGTTCGGCACCAGTTCTTAAAATTGGACTTGACAGACTCCTTTTATAAGCGTCATGCATGCAGCGGAAACCGGGAAGTATAATCTGTAGAGTAAGGGAGGTTGCGCATGCGCGGACCATTGCTTAAATGCTTCCTTGCCGTGCTTTTGTTGAGTGAGGCAGGGATCAGCTATGAGATAACGAAGGTGATTGAGGTTGGGCCGGCGAATGGCTTGCCTGTCGTCCGACCGCTGAA
Coding sequences within it:
- a CDS encoding redox-sensing transcriptional repressor Rex, yielding MPSLNRKRISESTIHRLSQYYRALSLLEKENYETVSSKELAKREKLTPAQVRKDLSFFGSFGTRGLGYPVKELRTQIASILGLDRTWRVALIGVGNIGSALVSYKEFAKQGFNIVKLFDNDQRKIGSNHKGLQVSDARSLKSELADSKIEMVILAVPATVAQYIVDDVVQSGIKAILNFAPVNLKVPEDVYLRNENMSMELEYLSFAMVNNHAPKRVK